The Sulfolobus islandicus Y.N.15.51 sequence ATATATGTTTATCCAAACAGCTGCATATATTGCATCACTCATCATTCTAGGTCCCCATTTCTTCAAGCCATAGATAGGAATTGGCAAGCCATAAAATAATGAGCCAATAGTGTATGTTAATGTAGCTATATTCATCGCTATGTAAAGTATATAGAATGGAGAATATCCACTACTCATGATCCCACTTGCGAAGCTATATAAGTTATTAGTGAGAATACTGTGGTTCCCAATGCAATCCAAAATGCAGCCAATATTGCATCTTCAATTAAGTCTTGACCTGTTCTTTTAACTCTGAAAATAGGTATTGGTGCACCTCTTAATGCCCATCCAACCGCCCATGCTAGTATAAACACGCTCCAAGCGACTTCAGTAACTTGTGTGTCTAAATTTTGCACAAATTGAATTATATCAGCCATTACTTATCGTTAATATCTTTTTCTTTTAATGGCTGAGGGTTTTGTGAAACTAATGATAGATAGGTCAGAATTAATTTTACTATATTATTAACATCCACGTTAGATGTATTGATAACCAAATCGAATACCGATAAATCATTGATATCAATTCCATAAAATTTGTTAAATCTTTTGTAGTGCATGTATTCCCTTTTAATTATTTGCGAAATCGCTTGATCATATGATATTTTGTCCCTAATGGCTATTCTATTTGCTCTGATTTTAAGTGGGGCCCATAAATATATCGCGATATTAGTGTATTCTCTAAATAACCAGCCAGCAATATGCGACTCTATGATAAGATTTTTCTCACTCAATATGAATTCAAAAATCTTTTTATCAACCATCTTGTCTATATCAAAATTAGATTCTGCAACCTTATTCAAATTTATAATATCTAATCCCATTTTTTGAGCAATATCTCTAAAAATTTTCCCTGCTGAAATAAATTTATATGACAACTCGTTTGCGAGTTTAATTGCTACTGAGGTTTTACCACTGCCTGGAGGTCCACTTATTATAATTATCATCAATTTCCTTCCTCATTGTAATCAAAAATTAAATTATATTATCTAATCTATTGCCTTACCATTGCTTTGATCAGTTGAGCGAGACAAGATGAGCATAAATATCCACCAAAAGGTCTCTCTGGTCTCTTCTCAGACTTACCATACTTATGTAAAAAGTTAGTTTTTACACCATGTAAAGGTTTCTTACACATCGCACATTTTGATATATCGTTTTTCTTCCTTTCATAATGTATTGCAGTCTTTCCACTTGGTAACTTTACATAAATCCTTCTAAGTGACCTAGAGCGTAAAGCTGGTCTAGGCATATCTTAATCTATCCTATCTCGTTTTTAAATTTGATCTTAAAGAAAGAGGGGTAAATAAGATATAAGATGCTATAAACTCAAACAGCGATCCGTTAAGCATCAAATACTCACCATTATTGCTTTTCACTGTAAGATAAGGTATATAGAATGGAAGATATATATTAGTATTTAAATAATTTAATATAATTACAAGATCAACTATATAAACTCCTACTAATATCATTGATCGTAAAAACATATAATATCTAATTGATGAGATATAGGACTCTAACTCTTTGGAAATTTTCTTGTAAGTTTTCTCTCTTCTTTTAGATGATGCTATACTCTTTAGCCTCTCCTCATATTTTTCAACAAGACTTATCTTATTACTTATTTTGCTATAAAAGTAATACTTATAAATTAGATAAATTATAAAATTCGATAAAAATGAAATTAAAAAAATATATATCGTACCTAGCTCCATAATTTCACATTAATGAATTTATTATATCACTTGCGGCTATTGAGGGATCTCCTTCTTGATTTATTACCACCTTGACTGATGCACCGACTAACACAGCTGACGCCATAGCCGAATACCTAGCAAATTGAATAACCTCATTGATGACAGTCGTATCACTATAGTCAGCCCTGGCTCTACTATTATCCCTCTTTTGTCTCTCTAAAATTATTCTTGGATCTGCTTCTAGTAGAAAGATTACCTTGGGAGAAAGAACTTCTATTACGTGTCTCGGAAGGCCAGGCAAATAGCCAGCAGGTGTCCTAATTACAGCATGCGTATCTATTAACCCTATTCCCTCATCACCTAATAAAGACAGATCTTCAACTATTCGCCTAGCGGCTAGAGCTTGTAATTCTCGTTGCTTCTCTATTTGCAATTTCCTTATCTCATCCCTACTATTCACATAGCCTTCTTTTAAAGCAGTATTTAGCATATAATCCCCATAGTTCGCAATCTTGTGTGGTATACCCTTTTCAGTTAGAATTTTATCTGCAAAAGAAAGGACAGTTGTCTTACCTACACCGGGTATACCTGTTACAATACCTATTTTCATACCTATTCACCTATCAACCTCTTTAGTAATGGGTACATTTCTAAAGATCTTTCATAAGCTAATAAACTATAGTATTGTATTGCTATTGTTACAGCTAATAGTATCCCTATACCAGTACCGTATGCACCTAGGAGTGTAGCAAATACTGCAATTAAACCTACTATGATAGAACTGAATAATGCCAATGGATATATATACCTAGCTAATATCCCCTCTATAATCTTTGGATTACTTCGAACACCAGGTATTTCAATACCAGCTTCAATTAACTGTTGTGCTTGAGTAGCGGGGTCTAAACCAGCTACGTCAACCCATAATATACCAAACAAAATACTAAGAACTATGAAAACTATAGCATATTCAAGTGCCCCTAATGGATCTAAAACTATAGCATATACACTATGAGGTATCGCTGAATTTGGAGGAGGGAAAAAGAATACTCCACTAATAGTATTTAGTATATTTGAAGCTGAGGGCGAAACATAGGAAGCTAATGATGCAAATAACTGGATATCAGAACCTAGTACTGCAACAAATATTACTGGTATACTGCTAACATATAGAAAGTTTAACGGAATTGTTCTCCTTATACCTCTTAACTTTTGGGAAGTTACCGGTATTTCTATGGTCATCGTAGTTAGATAAATTGTTATGATAATCAATACTATAGTGGTTATCAAACCAACTAAATCTGGCTGAAAGAGATTTTTAGTTGACGTATTAACTATTAAATTGAGAATATCACTATGCGATGCAAATGCCGTAAATAATGCAGGGAAGAAACCTATCGGTAAATTCTGGGAACTAACGCTTGCAATTCCAAACATGTCCCAAAACATTATCTTCATAACTCCAGCTAGTATAAACAGACTAACTCCAGATCCTAAGCCCCAACCTTTCTGTATTAGCTCGTCTAACAGTAAGATCAAATATGTGGCTACAATAAGCTGAGCTATTACTATTCCTGCAGTAAATAATATTGACGCATTTATGGTTGTTGAAGTTCTAGCTAATACATAACCAAATAAAGCTGACTCCACTAGAATGAAGATAAACGCTAATCCCTTTTGTGCTTCCGTAAATCTAACCCTATCATCAGCGTCATTTAGATCAATTCCTATTAACTTAGATCCGGCTAATATTTGCATAATTAAACCTGCAGTTATTATAGGACCTATTCCTAATTGCGCTAATGTCCCTGTAGTAGAAGCAAAAATAATCTGTTCTAAAATAAGGTTCTTAAAAAAAGAAGCTGAAGTTATACCGTACAAAGGAGTTGAAGCCATTATCAGATAAATTATCACTGCTACTAAGGACCAAATTAACTTTTGACCTAGCGAAGGTTTCTCTTTAGGTTTAGTAACCGCTGGCAAGTATTGCCCAAGAGTGGCGAGTGAATCGATGAATGACATAATTTACTCAAAAAAATTACTCAGTTGGGCTTAATATTACTTCTCCTCCTATCTGCTTCACT is a genomic window containing:
- the cedA1 gene encoding DNA import protein CedA1, coding for MADIIQFVQNLDTQVTEVAWSVFILAWAVGWALRGAPIPIFRVKRTGQDLIEDAILAAFWIALGTTVFSLITYIASQVGS
- the cmk gene encoding (d)CMP kinase, giving the protein MIIIISGPPGSGKTSVAIKLANELSYKFISAGKIFRDIAQKMGLDIINLNKVAESNFDIDKMVDKKIFEFILSEKNLIIESHIAGWLFREYTNIAIYLWAPLKIRANRIAIRDKISYDQAISQIIKREYMHYKRFNKFYGIDINDLSVFDLVINTSNVDVNNIVKLILTYLSLVSQNPQPLKEKDINDK
- a CDS encoding 50S ribosomal protein L34e gives rise to the protein MPRPALRSRSLRRIYVKLPSGKTAIHYERKKNDISKCAMCKKPLHGVKTNFLHKYGKSEKRPERPFGGYLCSSCLAQLIKAMVRQ
- a CDS encoding adenylate kinase, which produces MKIGIVTGIPGVGKTTVLSFADKILTEKGIPHKIANYGDYMLNTALKEGYVNSRDEIRKLQIEKQRELQALAARRIVEDLSLLGDEGIGLIDTHAVIRTPAGYLPGLPRHVIEVLSPKVIFLLEADPRIILERQKRDNSRARADYSDTTVINEVIQFARYSAMASAVLVGASVKVVINQEGDPSIAASDIINSLM
- the secY gene encoding preprotein translocase subunit SecY; this translates as MSFIDSLATLGQYLPAVTKPKEKPSLGQKLIWSLVAVIIYLIMASTPLYGITSASFFKNLILEQIIFASTTGTLAQLGIGPIITAGLIMQILAGSKLIGIDLNDADDRVRFTEAQKGLAFIFILVESALFGYVLARTSTTINASILFTAGIVIAQLIVATYLILLLDELIQKGWGLGSGVSLFILAGVMKIMFWDMFGIASVSSQNLPIGFFPALFTAFASHSDILNLIVNTSTKNLFQPDLVGLITTIVLIIITIYLTTMTIEIPVTSQKLRGIRRTIPLNFLYVSSIPVIFVAVLGSDIQLFASLASYVSPSASNILNTISGVFFFPPPNSAIPHSVYAIVLDPLGALEYAIVFIVLSILFGILWVDVAGLDPATQAQQLIEAGIEIPGVRSNPKIIEGILARYIYPLALFSSIIVGLIAVFATLLGAYGTGIGILLAVTIAIQYYSLLAYERSLEMYPLLKRLIGE